In Ipomoea triloba cultivar NCNSP0323 chromosome 15, ASM357664v1, one genomic interval encodes:
- the LOC116006728 gene encoding cationic peroxidase 1-like has translation MRTMIPSSIHFNVAFTLSCLLFSLLSGMSSAQLSATFYSKSCPNALSIIKSAVKSAVQSEARMGASLLRLHFHDCFVNGCDASILLDDTTNFTGEQTARPNNKSIRGLNVIDNIKAQLEKSCPGIVSCADVVAVAARDSVVALGGPSWNVLLGRRDSTTASLSAANNNIPGPNFTLSQLKSSFSNQGFSEREMVALSGGHTIGKARCTTFRSRIYNDNNINAAFAKSLQANCPQSGGDNNVASLDTSPTSFDNVYFKDLQNQKGLLHSDQELFNGGSTDSVVNSYSSNPSTFSADFANAMLKMSNLNPLTGTSGQIRKNCGKTN, from the exons ATGAGGACTATGATTCCTTCTTCCATTCATTTTAATGTTGCATTCACACTCTCGTGTCTGCTTTTCTCCCTTCTCTCTGGGATGAGCTCTGCTCAACTGTCTGCAACATTTTACTCAAAATCTTGTCCTAATGCCCTTTCCATAATTAAATCGGCAGTGAAATCGGCTGTGCAATCTGAGGCTCGAATGGGAGCGTCCTTGCTTCGTCTCCATTTTCACGATTGTTTTGTcaat GGTTGTGATGCATCAATTTTGTTGGATGACACAACAAATTTTACTGGGGAACAAACAGCTCGTCCAAATAACAAATCAATAAGAGGATTGAACGTGATTGATAACATTAAAGCACAACTTGAGAAATCTTGTCCTGGCATTGTATCTTGTGCTGACGTGGTAGCTGTTGCTGCTCGAGACTCTGTTGTTGCg CTTGGTGGTCCTAGTTGGAATGTTTTACTAGGGAGACGAGACTCAACCACGGCAAGTTTGAGTGCCGCTAACAACAACATTCCTGGACCCAATTTCACTCTCAGTCAGCTCAAATCTTCTTTCTCAAACCAAGGCTTTAGTGAAAGGGAAATGGTTGCTCTCTCAGGTGGCCACACAATTGGAAAAGCTAGGTGCACAACATTTCGATCTCGAATCTACAACGACAACAATATAAATGCCGCATTTGCAAAATCTTTACAGGCAAATTGTCCTCAAAGCGGAGGTGACAATAATGTTGCTTCACTTGACACTAGTCCAACCTCGTTCGACAATGTTTATTTCAAGGACTTGCAAAATCAAAAAGGACTCTTACACTCCGATCAAGAGTTGTTTAATGGAGGTTCTACAGATTCGGTAGTCAACAGTTATAGCTCTAATCCTTCCACTTTTTCAGCAGACTTTGCAAATGCTATGTTGAAGATGAGTAATCTCAACCCTCTTACAGGCACAAGTGGTCAAATTAGAAAGAATTGTGGAAAAACAAATTAA
- the LOC116007152 gene encoding cationic peroxidase 1-like, with translation MASGSLFLGAILLFSFSTMAFSDSLSPYFYHKVCPQALPTIRHIVFDAVRQERRMGASLLRLHFHDCFVNGCDASILLDSTSNIDSEKNALPNANSARGFEVIDRIKSAVDQACKRPVVSCADILAVAARDSVVALGGPSWEVQLGRRDSTTASKTAANNDIPSPFMDLPALINSFSKQGLNVKDLVALSGGHTLGFAQCRTFRNRIYNETNIDKGFAAQRQATCPRVGGDSNLAPLDPTPAYFDTKYFSNLVRKKGLLHSDQALFNGGQTDSLVKTYSGNIRVFAKDFAKSMVKMGNIKPLTGKNGQIRVNCRKVN, from the exons ATGGCTTCCGGTAGTCTCTTCCTCGGTGCAATACTCTTGTTCTCTTTTTCCACAATGGCGTTTTCCGACTCCCTATCTCCATACTTCTATCACAAAGTTTGTCCTCAAGCTCTGCCAACCATTCGACACATCGTCTTCGATGCTGTCAGACAAGAGCGCCGCATGGGTGCCTCTTTACTACGCCTGCATTTTCATGATTGTTTTGTTAAC GGTTGCGACGCTTCGATTCTATTGGATTCTACTTCCAACATTGACAGCGAAAAGAATGCTCTACCTAATGCCAATTCTGCGCGAGGGTTTGAAGTCATTGATCGAATCAAATCAGCAGTGGATCAAGCATGTAAACGTCCCGTAGTCTCTTGTGCTGATATTTTGGCCGTTGCTGCTCGTGATTCTGTTGTTGCG TTAGGGGGTCCATCATGGGAAGTGCAACTAGGGAGAAGAGATTCCACCACGGCCAGCAAAACTGCAGCCAACAATGACATTCCTTCACCATTCATGGACTTGCCTGCTCTCATAAACTCTTTCTCAAAGCAAGGCCTCAATGTTAAAGATCTAGTGGCACTTTCCGGCGGCCATACACTAGGGTTTGCCCAATGCCGAACCTTCAGAAATCGCATTTATAATGAGACCAACATCGATAAAGGCTTCGCAGCACAACGCCAAGCTACATGTCCACGCGTTGGGGGCGATTCTAATCTTGCTCCACTTGACCCAACTCCTGCGTATTTTGACACCAAATATTTCAGTAACTTGGTGAGGAAGAAAGGGCTTTTGCACTCGGATCAGGCATTGTTCAATGGTGGTCAGACCGATAGTCTTGTCAAGACTTACAGTGGAAACATTCGCGTTTTTGCGAAAGATTTTGCGAAGTCTATGGTTAAGATGGGTAATATTAAGCCTTTGACTGGGAAAAATGGCCAAATTCGAGTGAATTGTAGGAAGGTGAACTAA
- the LOC116007245 gene encoding peroxidase 2-like has protein sequence MATGSYFLSTILLFSFATMAFSDSLSPFFYQRVCPQALPTIRRIVFNAVRQERRMGASLLRLHFHDCFVNGCDASILLDSTSTIDSEKNSLANAKSARGFEVIDQIKTEVDRVCNGPVVSCADILAVAARDSVFALGGPSWTVQLGRRDSTTASRTGADNKLPSPFMDLKALIDNFSKQGLDVKDLVALSGGHTLGLAQCRTFRDRIYKETNIDQGFAAQRQATCPQVGGNFTLAPLDPSPAYFDTRYFSNLVMNKGLLHSDQVLFNGGQTDNLVNTYSGNIRAFAKDFAQSMIKMGNIKPLTGNNGQIRVNCRNVN, from the exons ATGGCTACCGGTAGCTACTTCCTCAGCACAATACTGTTGTTCTCTTTTGCCACAATGGCATTTTCCGACTCTCTATCCCCTTTCTTCTATCAAAGAGTGTGTCCTCAAGCTTTGCCAACCATTCGGCGCATCGTTTTCAATGCCGTTAGACAAGAGCGCCGCATGGGTGCCTCTTTGTTGCGTCTTCATTTTCATGATTGTTTCGTTAAT GGTTGTGATGCATCGATTCTACTGGATTCAACTTCCACCATTGACAGTGAAAAGAACTCTCTAGCCAATGCCAAATCGGCACGAGGTTTTGAAGTTATTGACCAGATCAAGACAGAAGTTGATAGAGTCTGTAATGGTCCTGTAGTCTCTTGTGCTGACATTTTGGCTGTTGCTGCTCGTGACTCTGTATTTGCg TTAGGAGGTCCATCATGGACAGTGCAACTTGGAAGAAGGGACTCCACAACCGCCAGCAGAACTGGCGCCGACAACAAGCTTCCATCACCATTCATGGACTTGAAAGCTCTAATAGACAATTTCTCAAAGCAAGGCCTTGATGTTAAAGATTTGGTTGCACTTTCCGGCGGCCACACATTGGGGCTTGCCCAGTGCAGAACCTTCAGAGATCGCATCTATAAGGAAACCAACATTGATCAAGGTTTCGCAGCACAACGCCAAGCTACATGTCCACAAGTTGGAGGCAACTTTACCCTAGCTCCACTCGACCCTTCTCCTGCCTACTTTGACACTAGATATTTCAGTAATTTGGTGATGAACAAAGGTCTTTTGCACTCCGATCAAGTATTGTTCAATGGTGGTCAGACTGATAATCTTGTCAACACTTACAGCGGAAACATTCGTGCTTTTGCTAAAGATTTTGCTCAGTCTATGATCAAGATGGGTAATATTAAGCCTTTGACCGGAAATAATGGTCAGATTCGGGTGAATTGTAGGAATGTGAATTGA
- the LOC116007059 gene encoding peroxidase 2-like codes for MASGSYFLGTILLFSFATMAFSQSLSPFFYQRVCPQALPTIRRIVFDAVRQERRMGASLLRLHFHDCFVNGCDASILLDSTSSIDSEKNSLANDKSARGFEVIDRIKSAVDNVCNGPVVSCADILAVVARDSVFALGGPSWTVQLGRRDSTTASRTDADNNLPSPFMDLKALIDNFSKQGLDVKDLVALSGGHTLGLAQCRTFRDRIYKETNIDQGFAAQRQATCPQVGGNFTLAPLDPSPAYFDTRYFSNLVMNKGLLHSDQVLFNGGQTDNLVNTYSGNIRAFAKDFAQSMIKMGNIKPLTGNNGQIRVNCRNVN; via the exons ATGGCTTCCGGTAGCTACTTCCTCGGCACAATACTGTTGTTCTCTTTTGCCACAATGGCATTTTCCCAATCTCTTTCCCCATTCTTCTATCAAAGAGTGTGCCCTCAAGCTTTGCCAACCATTCGGCGCATAGTCTTTGATGCTGTTAGACAAGAGCGCCGCATGGGTGCCTCATTATTGCGTCTGCATTTTCATGATTGTTTTGTTAAC GGTTGTGATGCATCAATTTTACTGGATTCTACTTCCTCCATTGATAGTGAAAAGAATTCTCTAGCTAATGATAAATCTGCCAGAGGTTTTGAAGTTATCGACAGAATCAAGTCCGCAGTTGATAATGTCTGTAATGGTCCTGTAGTCTCTTGTGCTGACATTTTGGCTGTTGTTGCTCGTGACTCTGTATTCGCG TTAGGAGGTCCATCATGGACAGTGCAACTTGGAAGAAGGGACTCCACAACCGCTAGCAGAACTGACGCAGACAACAACCTTCCATCACCATTCATGGACTTGAAAGCTCTAATAGACAATTTCTCAAAGCAAGGCCTTGATGTTAAAGATTTGGTTGCACTTTCCGGCGGGCACACATTGGGGCTTGCCCAATGCCGAACCTTCAGAGATCGCATCTATAAGGAAACCAACATTGATCAAGGTTTCGCAGCACAACGCCAAGCTACATGTCCACAAGTTGGAGGCAACTTTACCCTAGCTCCACTCGACCCTTCTCCTGCCTACTTTGACACTAGATATTTCAGTAATTTGGTGATGAACAAAGGACTTTTGCACTCCGATCAAGTATTGTTCAATGGTGGTCAAACCGATAATCTTGTCAACACTTACAGCGGAAACATTCGTGCTTTTGCTAAAGATTTTGCTCAGTCTATGATCAAGATGGGTAATATTAAGCCTTTGACCGGTAATAATGGTCAGATTCGGGTGAATTGTAGGAATGTGAATTGA